In Vicugna pacos chromosome 1, VicPac4, whole genome shotgun sequence, a single window of DNA contains:
- the NRROS gene encoding transforming growth factor beta activator LRRC33 isoform X2 — MGKEFLGAEHVELGIKAQSAVLEMELLPLWLCLGFHFLMVEWRNRSGRVTAASQGGCKLLDGVADCRGQNLASVPSNLPPYSQTLILDANPLKTLWNRSLQRYPLLESLSFHSCHLEHISRAAFQEQVHLRSLALPDNSLSESYQEAAAALRGPRALRRLDLSGNSLTEDMVALMLQNLSSLESVSLARNTIMRLDDSVFEGLGHLRELDLQRNYIFEIEGGAFDSLTELRHLNLAYNNLPCIVDFGLTQLQFLNVSYNALEWFLASGGEAAFELETLDLSHNQLLFFPLLPQCGKLHTLLLRDNNMGFYRDLYNTSSRQEMVAQFLLVDGNVTNITTVSLWEEFASSNLSDLRFLDMSQNQFQYLPEGFLKKMPSLSHLNLNQNCLMTLHIREHEPPGALTELDLSQNQLSELHLAPGLPGCLRSLRSFNLSSNQLLGVPTGLFADASNLTTIDMSHNQISLCPQPAGLDPGGGPACVDFRNMASLRSLSLEGCGLGALQDCSFQGTALTHLDLSGNWRVLNGSIAPLWDTAPTLQVLSLRNVGLGSSLTELDFSGFGSLRDLDLSGNALTSFPTLQGSLALQTLDLRRNLLTALPQRAVSEQLTRSLRTVYLSQNPYDCCGVEGWAALQRLHTVADSAMVTCNLSSKVIHLTELPGGIPQECKWERVDMGLLYLVLILPSCLTLLVACTIIFLTFRKPLLQVIKSRCHWSSVY; from the exons TGCTGTACTTGAGATGGAGTTATTGCCCCTCTGGCTCTGCCTGGGTTTTCACTTCTTGATGGTGGAATGGAGGAACCGAAGTGGAAGGGTCACAGCAGCTTCCCAAGGGGGCTGTAAGTTG CTGGATGGAGTCGCTGACTGTCGAGGGCAGAACCTTGCCTCAGTGCCCAGCAATCTCCCACCCTACTCCCAGACGCTCATCCTGGATGCCAACCCTCTCAAGACCCTGTGGAACCGCTCCCTGCAGCGTTACCCTCTCCTGgagagcctcagttttcacagcTGCCACCTGGAGCACATCAGCCGCgctgccttccaggagcaggtgcACCTGCGCAGCCTGGCGCTGCCGGACAACTCCCTCTCGGAGAGCTACCAGGAGGCCGCAGCTGCTCTCCGCGGCCCGCGGGCTCTGCGGAGGCTGGACTTGTCGGGGAACTCCCTGACCGAAGACATGGTGGCCCTCATGCTCCAGAACCTCTCTTCTCTGGAGTCTGTGTCCCTGGCAAGGAACACCATCATGAGGCTTGACGACTCCGTGTTTGAGGGCCTGGGGCACCTCAGGGAGCTGGATCTGCAGAGGAACTACATCTTTGAGATTGAGGGTGGTGCTTTTGACAGCTTGACGGAGCTGAGGCACCTCAACCTGGCCTATAATAACCTCCCTTGCATTGTGGACTTCGGTCTCACACAGCTCCAGTTCCTCAACGTCAGCTACAACGCCCTGGAGTGGTTCCTGGCATCGGGGGGAGAGGCTGCCTTTGAGCTGGAGACGCTGGACCTCTCTCATAATCAGCTGCTGTTtttccccctcctgccccagtgCGGCAAGCTGCACACCCTCCTGCTGCGGGACAACAACATGGGCTTCTACAGGGACCTGTACAACACCTCGTCGAGGCAGGAGATGGTGGCCCAGTTCCTCCTTGTGGACGGCAACGTGACCAACATCACCACCGTCAGCCTCTGGGAAGAGTTTGCTTCCAGTAACCTCTCAGATCTCCGCTTCCTGGATATGAGCCAGAACCAGTTCCAGTACCTGCCTGAGGGCTTCCTAAAGAAAAtgccttccctctcccacctgaaCCTCAACCAGAATTGCCTGATGACGCTCCACATCCGGGAGCACGAGCCGCCAGGAGCACTCACCGAGCTGGACCTGAGCCAGAACCAGCTATCGGAGCTACACTTGGCTCCGGGGCTCCCCGGCTGCCTGAGGAGCCTCCGGTCCTTCAATCTGAGCTCCAACCAGCTCCTGGGTGTCCCCACAGGCCTTTTTGCTGATGCCAGTAACCTCACTACAATTGACATGAGCCACAATCAGATCTCACTTTGTCCCCAGCCGGCGGGCTTAGACCCTGGGGGCGGCCCTGCCTGTGTGGATTTCAGAAATATGGCATCTTTGAGGAGCCTGTCCCTGGAGGGCTGTGGGCTGGGGGCACTACAAGACTGCTCATTCCAGGGGACCGCCCTCACCCACCTAGACCTGTCTGGCAACTGGAGGGTTCTGAACGGGAGCATCGCTCCTCTCTGGGACACTGCCCCCACGTTACAGGTCCTGTCTCTCAGGAATGTGGGCCTCGGTTCCAGCCTCACGGAGTTGGACTTCTCTGGGTTTGGGAGTCTGAGGGACTTGGATCTGTCGGGAAATGCCTTGACCAGTTTCCCAACGTTgcagggcagcctggccctgcagaCCCTGGATCTCCGCAGAAACTTGCTCACAGCCCTTCCGCAGAGGGCTGTGTCTGAGCAGCTCACAAGAAGTCTGCGGACCGTCTACCTCAGTCAGAATCCTTATGACTGCTGTGGGGTGGAGGGCTGGGCAGCCCTGCAGCGCCTGCACACGGTCGCCGACTCAGCCATGGTCACTTGCAACCTCTCCTCCAAGGTCATTCACCTGACAGAGCTGCCCGGGGGCATTCCTCAGGAATGTAAGTGGGAGCGGGTGGACATGGGCCTGCTGTACCTTGTGCTCATTCTTCCTAGCTGCCTCACCCTGCTGGTGGCCTGCACCATCATCTTCCTCACTTTCAGGAAGCCTCTGCTTCAGGTAATCAAGAGCCGCTGCCACTGGTCCTCCGTATACTGA
- the NRROS gene encoding transforming growth factor beta activator LRRC33 isoform X1, with amino-acid sequence MPQREQAASPAFGCSRGGGGGGGGRSPGRGCAPRSRLGLREPAVLEMELLPLWLCLGFHFLMVEWRNRSGRVTAASQGGCKLLDGVADCRGQNLASVPSNLPPYSQTLILDANPLKTLWNRSLQRYPLLESLSFHSCHLEHISRAAFQEQVHLRSLALPDNSLSESYQEAAAALRGPRALRRLDLSGNSLTEDMVALMLQNLSSLESVSLARNTIMRLDDSVFEGLGHLRELDLQRNYIFEIEGGAFDSLTELRHLNLAYNNLPCIVDFGLTQLQFLNVSYNALEWFLASGGEAAFELETLDLSHNQLLFFPLLPQCGKLHTLLLRDNNMGFYRDLYNTSSRQEMVAQFLLVDGNVTNITTVSLWEEFASSNLSDLRFLDMSQNQFQYLPEGFLKKMPSLSHLNLNQNCLMTLHIREHEPPGALTELDLSQNQLSELHLAPGLPGCLRSLRSFNLSSNQLLGVPTGLFADASNLTTIDMSHNQISLCPQPAGLDPGGGPACVDFRNMASLRSLSLEGCGLGALQDCSFQGTALTHLDLSGNWRVLNGSIAPLWDTAPTLQVLSLRNVGLGSSLTELDFSGFGSLRDLDLSGNALTSFPTLQGSLALQTLDLRRNLLTALPQRAVSEQLTRSLRTVYLSQNPYDCCGVEGWAALQRLHTVADSAMVTCNLSSKVIHLTELPGGIPQECKWERVDMGLLYLVLILPSCLTLLVACTIIFLTFRKPLLQVIKSRCHWSSVY; translated from the exons ATGCCCCAGAGAGAGCAGGCAGCCAGCCCCGCGTTCGGCTGCtctcgaggaggaggaggaggaggaggaggccggaGCCCCGGGAGAGGATGCGCCCCGCGGAGCCGCCTGGGCCTGCGGGAGCC TGCTGTACTTGAGATGGAGTTATTGCCCCTCTGGCTCTGCCTGGGTTTTCACTTCTTGATGGTGGAATGGAGGAACCGAAGTGGAAGGGTCACAGCAGCTTCCCAAGGGGGCTGTAAGTTG CTGGATGGAGTCGCTGACTGTCGAGGGCAGAACCTTGCCTCAGTGCCCAGCAATCTCCCACCCTACTCCCAGACGCTCATCCTGGATGCCAACCCTCTCAAGACCCTGTGGAACCGCTCCCTGCAGCGTTACCCTCTCCTGgagagcctcagttttcacagcTGCCACCTGGAGCACATCAGCCGCgctgccttccaggagcaggtgcACCTGCGCAGCCTGGCGCTGCCGGACAACTCCCTCTCGGAGAGCTACCAGGAGGCCGCAGCTGCTCTCCGCGGCCCGCGGGCTCTGCGGAGGCTGGACTTGTCGGGGAACTCCCTGACCGAAGACATGGTGGCCCTCATGCTCCAGAACCTCTCTTCTCTGGAGTCTGTGTCCCTGGCAAGGAACACCATCATGAGGCTTGACGACTCCGTGTTTGAGGGCCTGGGGCACCTCAGGGAGCTGGATCTGCAGAGGAACTACATCTTTGAGATTGAGGGTGGTGCTTTTGACAGCTTGACGGAGCTGAGGCACCTCAACCTGGCCTATAATAACCTCCCTTGCATTGTGGACTTCGGTCTCACACAGCTCCAGTTCCTCAACGTCAGCTACAACGCCCTGGAGTGGTTCCTGGCATCGGGGGGAGAGGCTGCCTTTGAGCTGGAGACGCTGGACCTCTCTCATAATCAGCTGCTGTTtttccccctcctgccccagtgCGGCAAGCTGCACACCCTCCTGCTGCGGGACAACAACATGGGCTTCTACAGGGACCTGTACAACACCTCGTCGAGGCAGGAGATGGTGGCCCAGTTCCTCCTTGTGGACGGCAACGTGACCAACATCACCACCGTCAGCCTCTGGGAAGAGTTTGCTTCCAGTAACCTCTCAGATCTCCGCTTCCTGGATATGAGCCAGAACCAGTTCCAGTACCTGCCTGAGGGCTTCCTAAAGAAAAtgccttccctctcccacctgaaCCTCAACCAGAATTGCCTGATGACGCTCCACATCCGGGAGCACGAGCCGCCAGGAGCACTCACCGAGCTGGACCTGAGCCAGAACCAGCTATCGGAGCTACACTTGGCTCCGGGGCTCCCCGGCTGCCTGAGGAGCCTCCGGTCCTTCAATCTGAGCTCCAACCAGCTCCTGGGTGTCCCCACAGGCCTTTTTGCTGATGCCAGTAACCTCACTACAATTGACATGAGCCACAATCAGATCTCACTTTGTCCCCAGCCGGCGGGCTTAGACCCTGGGGGCGGCCCTGCCTGTGTGGATTTCAGAAATATGGCATCTTTGAGGAGCCTGTCCCTGGAGGGCTGTGGGCTGGGGGCACTACAAGACTGCTCATTCCAGGGGACCGCCCTCACCCACCTAGACCTGTCTGGCAACTGGAGGGTTCTGAACGGGAGCATCGCTCCTCTCTGGGACACTGCCCCCACGTTACAGGTCCTGTCTCTCAGGAATGTGGGCCTCGGTTCCAGCCTCACGGAGTTGGACTTCTCTGGGTTTGGGAGTCTGAGGGACTTGGATCTGTCGGGAAATGCCTTGACCAGTTTCCCAACGTTgcagggcagcctggccctgcagaCCCTGGATCTCCGCAGAAACTTGCTCACAGCCCTTCCGCAGAGGGCTGTGTCTGAGCAGCTCACAAGAAGTCTGCGGACCGTCTACCTCAGTCAGAATCCTTATGACTGCTGTGGGGTGGAGGGCTGGGCAGCCCTGCAGCGCCTGCACACGGTCGCCGACTCAGCCATGGTCACTTGCAACCTCTCCTCCAAGGTCATTCACCTGACAGAGCTGCCCGGGGGCATTCCTCAGGAATGTAAGTGGGAGCGGGTGGACATGGGCCTGCTGTACCTTGTGCTCATTCTTCCTAGCTGCCTCACCCTGCTGGTGGCCTGCACCATCATCTTCCTCACTTTCAGGAAGCCTCTGCTTCAGGTAATCAAGAGCCGCTGCCACTGGTCCTCCGTATACTGA
- the NRROS gene encoding transforming growth factor beta activator LRRC33 isoform X3, which yields MELLPLWLCLGFHFLMVEWRNRSGRVTAASQGGCKLLDGVADCRGQNLASVPSNLPPYSQTLILDANPLKTLWNRSLQRYPLLESLSFHSCHLEHISRAAFQEQVHLRSLALPDNSLSESYQEAAAALRGPRALRRLDLSGNSLTEDMVALMLQNLSSLESVSLARNTIMRLDDSVFEGLGHLRELDLQRNYIFEIEGGAFDSLTELRHLNLAYNNLPCIVDFGLTQLQFLNVSYNALEWFLASGGEAAFELETLDLSHNQLLFFPLLPQCGKLHTLLLRDNNMGFYRDLYNTSSRQEMVAQFLLVDGNVTNITTVSLWEEFASSNLSDLRFLDMSQNQFQYLPEGFLKKMPSLSHLNLNQNCLMTLHIREHEPPGALTELDLSQNQLSELHLAPGLPGCLRSLRSFNLSSNQLLGVPTGLFADASNLTTIDMSHNQISLCPQPAGLDPGGGPACVDFRNMASLRSLSLEGCGLGALQDCSFQGTALTHLDLSGNWRVLNGSIAPLWDTAPTLQVLSLRNVGLGSSLTELDFSGFGSLRDLDLSGNALTSFPTLQGSLALQTLDLRRNLLTALPQRAVSEQLTRSLRTVYLSQNPYDCCGVEGWAALQRLHTVADSAMVTCNLSSKVIHLTELPGGIPQECKWERVDMGLLYLVLILPSCLTLLVACTIIFLTFRKPLLQVIKSRCHWSSVY from the exons ATGGAGTTATTGCCCCTCTGGCTCTGCCTGGGTTTTCACTTCTTGATGGTGGAATGGAGGAACCGAAGTGGAAGGGTCACAGCAGCTTCCCAAGGGGGCTGTAAGTTG CTGGATGGAGTCGCTGACTGTCGAGGGCAGAACCTTGCCTCAGTGCCCAGCAATCTCCCACCCTACTCCCAGACGCTCATCCTGGATGCCAACCCTCTCAAGACCCTGTGGAACCGCTCCCTGCAGCGTTACCCTCTCCTGgagagcctcagttttcacagcTGCCACCTGGAGCACATCAGCCGCgctgccttccaggagcaggtgcACCTGCGCAGCCTGGCGCTGCCGGACAACTCCCTCTCGGAGAGCTACCAGGAGGCCGCAGCTGCTCTCCGCGGCCCGCGGGCTCTGCGGAGGCTGGACTTGTCGGGGAACTCCCTGACCGAAGACATGGTGGCCCTCATGCTCCAGAACCTCTCTTCTCTGGAGTCTGTGTCCCTGGCAAGGAACACCATCATGAGGCTTGACGACTCCGTGTTTGAGGGCCTGGGGCACCTCAGGGAGCTGGATCTGCAGAGGAACTACATCTTTGAGATTGAGGGTGGTGCTTTTGACAGCTTGACGGAGCTGAGGCACCTCAACCTGGCCTATAATAACCTCCCTTGCATTGTGGACTTCGGTCTCACACAGCTCCAGTTCCTCAACGTCAGCTACAACGCCCTGGAGTGGTTCCTGGCATCGGGGGGAGAGGCTGCCTTTGAGCTGGAGACGCTGGACCTCTCTCATAATCAGCTGCTGTTtttccccctcctgccccagtgCGGCAAGCTGCACACCCTCCTGCTGCGGGACAACAACATGGGCTTCTACAGGGACCTGTACAACACCTCGTCGAGGCAGGAGATGGTGGCCCAGTTCCTCCTTGTGGACGGCAACGTGACCAACATCACCACCGTCAGCCTCTGGGAAGAGTTTGCTTCCAGTAACCTCTCAGATCTCCGCTTCCTGGATATGAGCCAGAACCAGTTCCAGTACCTGCCTGAGGGCTTCCTAAAGAAAAtgccttccctctcccacctgaaCCTCAACCAGAATTGCCTGATGACGCTCCACATCCGGGAGCACGAGCCGCCAGGAGCACTCACCGAGCTGGACCTGAGCCAGAACCAGCTATCGGAGCTACACTTGGCTCCGGGGCTCCCCGGCTGCCTGAGGAGCCTCCGGTCCTTCAATCTGAGCTCCAACCAGCTCCTGGGTGTCCCCACAGGCCTTTTTGCTGATGCCAGTAACCTCACTACAATTGACATGAGCCACAATCAGATCTCACTTTGTCCCCAGCCGGCGGGCTTAGACCCTGGGGGCGGCCCTGCCTGTGTGGATTTCAGAAATATGGCATCTTTGAGGAGCCTGTCCCTGGAGGGCTGTGGGCTGGGGGCACTACAAGACTGCTCATTCCAGGGGACCGCCCTCACCCACCTAGACCTGTCTGGCAACTGGAGGGTTCTGAACGGGAGCATCGCTCCTCTCTGGGACACTGCCCCCACGTTACAGGTCCTGTCTCTCAGGAATGTGGGCCTCGGTTCCAGCCTCACGGAGTTGGACTTCTCTGGGTTTGGGAGTCTGAGGGACTTGGATCTGTCGGGAAATGCCTTGACCAGTTTCCCAACGTTgcagggcagcctggccctgcagaCCCTGGATCTCCGCAGAAACTTGCTCACAGCCCTTCCGCAGAGGGCTGTGTCTGAGCAGCTCACAAGAAGTCTGCGGACCGTCTACCTCAGTCAGAATCCTTATGACTGCTGTGGGGTGGAGGGCTGGGCAGCCCTGCAGCGCCTGCACACGGTCGCCGACTCAGCCATGGTCACTTGCAACCTCTCCTCCAAGGTCATTCACCTGACAGAGCTGCCCGGGGGCATTCCTCAGGAATGTAAGTGGGAGCGGGTGGACATGGGCCTGCTGTACCTTGTGCTCATTCTTCCTAGCTGCCTCACCCTGCTGGTGGCCTGCACCATCATCTTCCTCACTTTCAGGAAGCCTCTGCTTCAGGTAATCAAGAGCCGCTGCCACTGGTCCTCCGTATACTGA
- the NRROS gene encoding transforming growth factor beta activator LRRC33 isoform X4, with the protein MRPAEPPGPAGALDGVADCRGQNLASVPSNLPPYSQTLILDANPLKTLWNRSLQRYPLLESLSFHSCHLEHISRAAFQEQVHLRSLALPDNSLSESYQEAAAALRGPRALRRLDLSGNSLTEDMVALMLQNLSSLESVSLARNTIMRLDDSVFEGLGHLRELDLQRNYIFEIEGGAFDSLTELRHLNLAYNNLPCIVDFGLTQLQFLNVSYNALEWFLASGGEAAFELETLDLSHNQLLFFPLLPQCGKLHTLLLRDNNMGFYRDLYNTSSRQEMVAQFLLVDGNVTNITTVSLWEEFASSNLSDLRFLDMSQNQFQYLPEGFLKKMPSLSHLNLNQNCLMTLHIREHEPPGALTELDLSQNQLSELHLAPGLPGCLRSLRSFNLSSNQLLGVPTGLFADASNLTTIDMSHNQISLCPQPAGLDPGGGPACVDFRNMASLRSLSLEGCGLGALQDCSFQGTALTHLDLSGNWRVLNGSIAPLWDTAPTLQVLSLRNVGLGSSLTELDFSGFGSLRDLDLSGNALTSFPTLQGSLALQTLDLRRNLLTALPQRAVSEQLTRSLRTVYLSQNPYDCCGVEGWAALQRLHTVADSAMVTCNLSSKVIHLTELPGGIPQECKWERVDMGLLYLVLILPSCLTLLVACTIIFLTFRKPLLQVIKSRCHWSSVY; encoded by the exons ATGCGCCCCGCGGAGCCGCCTGGGCCTGCGGGAGCC CTGGATGGAGTCGCTGACTGTCGAGGGCAGAACCTTGCCTCAGTGCCCAGCAATCTCCCACCCTACTCCCAGACGCTCATCCTGGATGCCAACCCTCTCAAGACCCTGTGGAACCGCTCCCTGCAGCGTTACCCTCTCCTGgagagcctcagttttcacagcTGCCACCTGGAGCACATCAGCCGCgctgccttccaggagcaggtgcACCTGCGCAGCCTGGCGCTGCCGGACAACTCCCTCTCGGAGAGCTACCAGGAGGCCGCAGCTGCTCTCCGCGGCCCGCGGGCTCTGCGGAGGCTGGACTTGTCGGGGAACTCCCTGACCGAAGACATGGTGGCCCTCATGCTCCAGAACCTCTCTTCTCTGGAGTCTGTGTCCCTGGCAAGGAACACCATCATGAGGCTTGACGACTCCGTGTTTGAGGGCCTGGGGCACCTCAGGGAGCTGGATCTGCAGAGGAACTACATCTTTGAGATTGAGGGTGGTGCTTTTGACAGCTTGACGGAGCTGAGGCACCTCAACCTGGCCTATAATAACCTCCCTTGCATTGTGGACTTCGGTCTCACACAGCTCCAGTTCCTCAACGTCAGCTACAACGCCCTGGAGTGGTTCCTGGCATCGGGGGGAGAGGCTGCCTTTGAGCTGGAGACGCTGGACCTCTCTCATAATCAGCTGCTGTTtttccccctcctgccccagtgCGGCAAGCTGCACACCCTCCTGCTGCGGGACAACAACATGGGCTTCTACAGGGACCTGTACAACACCTCGTCGAGGCAGGAGATGGTGGCCCAGTTCCTCCTTGTGGACGGCAACGTGACCAACATCACCACCGTCAGCCTCTGGGAAGAGTTTGCTTCCAGTAACCTCTCAGATCTCCGCTTCCTGGATATGAGCCAGAACCAGTTCCAGTACCTGCCTGAGGGCTTCCTAAAGAAAAtgccttccctctcccacctgaaCCTCAACCAGAATTGCCTGATGACGCTCCACATCCGGGAGCACGAGCCGCCAGGAGCACTCACCGAGCTGGACCTGAGCCAGAACCAGCTATCGGAGCTACACTTGGCTCCGGGGCTCCCCGGCTGCCTGAGGAGCCTCCGGTCCTTCAATCTGAGCTCCAACCAGCTCCTGGGTGTCCCCACAGGCCTTTTTGCTGATGCCAGTAACCTCACTACAATTGACATGAGCCACAATCAGATCTCACTTTGTCCCCAGCCGGCGGGCTTAGACCCTGGGGGCGGCCCTGCCTGTGTGGATTTCAGAAATATGGCATCTTTGAGGAGCCTGTCCCTGGAGGGCTGTGGGCTGGGGGCACTACAAGACTGCTCATTCCAGGGGACCGCCCTCACCCACCTAGACCTGTCTGGCAACTGGAGGGTTCTGAACGGGAGCATCGCTCCTCTCTGGGACACTGCCCCCACGTTACAGGTCCTGTCTCTCAGGAATGTGGGCCTCGGTTCCAGCCTCACGGAGTTGGACTTCTCTGGGTTTGGGAGTCTGAGGGACTTGGATCTGTCGGGAAATGCCTTGACCAGTTTCCCAACGTTgcagggcagcctggccctgcagaCCCTGGATCTCCGCAGAAACTTGCTCACAGCCCTTCCGCAGAGGGCTGTGTCTGAGCAGCTCACAAGAAGTCTGCGGACCGTCTACCTCAGTCAGAATCCTTATGACTGCTGTGGGGTGGAGGGCTGGGCAGCCCTGCAGCGCCTGCACACGGTCGCCGACTCAGCCATGGTCACTTGCAACCTCTCCTCCAAGGTCATTCACCTGACAGAGCTGCCCGGGGGCATTCCTCAGGAATGTAAGTGGGAGCGGGTGGACATGGGCCTGCTGTACCTTGTGCTCATTCTTCCTAGCTGCCTCACCCTGCTGGTGGCCTGCACCATCATCTTCCTCACTTTCAGGAAGCCTCTGCTTCAGGTAATCAAGAGCCGCTGCCACTGGTCCTCCGTATACTGA